From Chrysemys picta bellii isolate R12L10 chromosome 1, ASM1138683v2, whole genome shotgun sequence:
cctcctccaaaagaacatgattgaaacagtagttaacagaaacgaattttttattatcaactacacatggcattgggaggtgaaacttggacgtgggcttgtgtcaggcgggaaggaaagaacttttcaaattttgggaaatgagagccttctgctactagagctctctgcaggggtggagtgagagttagcagggactctgccgcctctccttctttgcactttgggtgaggtgggtatgggacttggtggcgggggagggcggttagagatggactgcagcggggctctgtcctcctgcctccgttcctgcagaacatccacaaggcgccggagcgtgtccgtttgctccctcagtagtccaagcagcgtttgagtcgcctgctggtcttcctgccgccacctctcctcccgatccatgttggcttggtgcattcgggtcaagttctcccgccactgggtctgctgtgctgcctgggcttgggaagaggccataagctcagagaacatgtcctcccgtgtcctcttcttcctacgcctaatccgcgctagcctctgggagtgtgattccaggctaggttgtgagacagtcgcagacggggctgtggaaatgggaaaaagggagtgaattcctctgaaagataaatgtagttgtgaacaaagaacatagtctttctctgtgaacaagaccatgcacagcacctttcacatgcgcactcagcacaaggtcgaattctcggccttcgcattctgtgcctggggtcttgaacagcacatttgagaagcgaggcagcacaacggaatttctgttgcaggcagacatggtaagccgtacacttgtggcagtttaaaacttttatattaccactggcctcatttcacatttaaatcaatgtcagtccctgctgccagcaatccggcaagcgggaactctgcccctgtcccaccccctcgcggctgtccccgggaatgatccctttcggctgcccctctcccgcctccaccgcgtggctgcaaaccagcggtgacagttctgtaaaggaacgggaaagcagtcccaacactaacattcccctacctaattaaaagcaggtcaccatggccgacatcaccctgatgaggatctccgagagcgacaaagagagaatgctccgggaaagcctccaaagaccagggccgtatgccgccctgctgtgcagagcaatgatccccgagtacctgataatctcgtggcgcggcaacgtgtcgtacttcggaggacccaataaggccgctctccccaagaacctcatgcaacggctttcaagttacctccaggagagcttcatcgagatgtcccaggaggattactgctctatccccgcacatatagaccgcattttactgtagctgcagtagcagggaatacacagtagagcggcttgtgcaggacaatcactgaaaaccggacattgctagatttcttttcaaaacttgcactgccccttactaaaccgttaagcgcctagggcacactaatcatgaacaacccattcttttaattgttaatattcctgttttgttaaaaataaatgtttagatgtttacaacacttactggctgatccttcaccagattctgtgtccggggtaatggctggggacgcttcgtaggggatctctgtaagggtgatgaagagatcctggctgtcggggaaatcagcgttgtgagagctgccaactgcctcgccctcctcatctccttcctcatcttccccgtcccctaacatgtctgaggaaccggccgtggacagtatcccatcctcagagtccacggtcactggtggggtagtggtggcggcagcaccgaggatggaatgcagtgcctcgtagaaacgggatgtctggggatgggatccggagcgtccgtttgcctctttggtcttctggtagccttgtctcagctccttgattttcacgcggcactgcgttgcatcccggctgtatcctctctctgccatgtctttagagatcttctcgtagatctttgcattccttcttttggatcgcagctcggaaagcacggactcatcgccccacacagcgatgagatccaagacttcacgatcagtccatgctggggctctctttctattcccagactgcacggccatcactgctggagagctctgcatcgttgccagtgctgctgtgctcgccacgatgtccagacaggaaatgagattcaaactggccagacaggaaaaggaattcaaattcaaattttcccggggcttttcctgtgtggctggtcagagcatccgagctcgcactgctgtccagagcgtcaacagagtggtgcactgtgggatagctcccggagctattagcgtcgatttccatccacacctagcctaattcgacatggccatgtcgaatttagcgctactcccctcgtcggggaggagtacagaagtcgaattaaagagacctctatgtcgaactaaatagcatcgcagtgtggacgggtgcagggttaattcgatttaacggcgctaacttcgacataaacgcctagtgtagaccaggcctaagtgcctGGACCCAGGGCttgttgaagtgctaaatcaACTTTTGGAGATCAGTAGCCTGTTCTGCAGTTGCAGAGAGACTAgtgtcttcatttcagtttattcaacaaCTTCAGTTCAATGATTAgctcattcaaa
This genomic window contains:
- the LOC135975934 gene encoding uncharacterized protein LOC135975934 → MQSSPAVMAVQSGNRKRAPAWTDREVLDLIAVWGDESVLSELRSKRRNAKIYEKISKDMAERGYSRDATQCRVKIKELRQGYQKTKEANGRSGSHPQTSRFYEALHSILGAAATTTPPVTVDSEDGILSTAGSSDMLGDGEDEEGDEEGEAVGSSHNADFPDSQDLFITLTEIPYEASPAITPDTESGEGSATPSATVSQPSLESHSQRLARIRRRKKRTREDMFSELMASSQAQAAQQTQWRENLTRMHQANMDREERWRQEDQQATQTLLGLLREQTDTLRRLVDVLQERRQEDRAPLQSISNRPPPPPSPIPTSPKVQRRRGGRVPANSHSTPAESSSSRRLSFPKI